From the Carya illinoinensis cultivar Pawnee chromosome 4, C.illinoinensisPawnee_v1, whole genome shotgun sequence genome, one window contains:
- the LOC122307158 gene encoding uncharacterized protein LOC122307158, which yields MRPPLSPRTLFFFTSYSSPLVGKISHFSSSSHYAFHSVHPVRRHDEESRNVRVSVWWDFENCNLPNGANVFKVAHSITAAVRANGIKGPVTITAFGDVFQLSRAKQEALSSTGINITHVPNGGKNSADRSLLVDLMYWVSQNPPPAHLFLISGDRDFASILHRLRMNNYNILLASPESTPGVLCSAASIMWHWPSLIRGETLTGKHFNQPPDGPYGSLYGHSKVPLEDPFSVTEQPASQAEDLPEPSPDSKPRPVPKIMTKLIRGILNSHPEGISITELRSKLGNTLNIDRDFYGHKKFSLFLQSMPHILKLQPVGDGQFLVHGITSKTPEPFQSNPALFAEPASNNGVQDFSATSKSDGELGSAAGGVNAKPSLSPSPESNVKGPPKKFQEPSALGRSVTGVMDEKSAVLSPPELNFEEVQQHSPHEEKGVEQLRNRHLPLVVEQDSASALGFFKRVWRKYFGRIDGGPMNKSQSIPEKCSTSGVMSEKKGHETAEYGSTVNGLKMAKVDKCVNSTSLDAKPVCQLPYSSASNGLAIDSKTATVSEAYGNNSSTGPGFFNQMVYWCKFWRSNPNSDILNDQPRDKLDQINSRSEKHSLFSMDSFWSDMESFLGTVRGSVIVSQSRTREQMAQNMRKEGPPALRSLSESDVLHLVDLLISEMKWMEEHPSQTSPFKLTWPVGKSSLVQARGSNGLSSIFMGTRLQSPEHEDRKYQNIPHTEVSPPAVHEKHSVRSRSDILADCQKLVNEILKNYPNGYNMGSFRKFFLERYGYPLDLQKLGHQRLVSLLQIMPGVKIVSAHIFPSSEASSSSGLEIALPDSQENSASHSVANSDSELSDSTKKNDDFDSPWEELGPVDYTNSTKNEMESVSTTKTIEQTERRKYPDYEPSISDDDFSDSEGETSLLAGCERHGKRMNEEDSSLLQILDSWYSTKEGDNRKNELENVDGMIDCSTDGSKPSGSSAIGTGSETYRGNSVRRQRPQKNFSFVADSVEAKDKLIDGIFGSQKKSGESRVQG from the exons ATGAGACCCCCACTCTCTCCAAGAaccctcttcttcttcacctCTTATTCTTCTCCACTAGTCGGGAAAATCTCTCATTTCTCATCCTCTTCGCATTACGCGTTCCATTCCGTACATCCGGTGAGACGCCACGACGAGGAGTCCCGGAATGTGAGAGTTTCGGTGTGGTGGGACTTCGAGAATTGCAACTTGCCCAATGGCGCGAACGTTTTCAAGGTCGCCCACTCCATAACCGCGGCGGTTCGGGCCAATGGGATAAAGGGTCCCGTTACCATCACGGCGTTTGGGGACGTTTTCCAGCTCTCGAGGGCGAAGCAGGAGGCGTTGTCCTCGACTGGGATCAATATCACTCACGTCCCTAACG GTGGAAAGAATAGCGCTGATAGGTCTCTTCTTGTAGATCTTATGTATTGGGTTTCTCAAAATCCTCCACCAGCACATCTCTTTTTAATTTCCGGTGACAGGGACTTTGCTAGCATTTTACACAGGTTAAGAATGAACAACTACAATATATTGCTTGCAAGTCCTGAAAGTACACCTGGCGTTCTTTGTAGTGCTGCAAGTATCATGTGGCATTGGCCTTCCTTGATTAGAGGGGAAACCCTTACTGGGAAGCATTTTAATCAACCCCCAGATGGTCCCTATGGTTCTTTGTATGGCCACTCTAAGGTGCCTCTTGAAGATCCCTTCTCAGTTACTGAGCAACCAGCCTCACAAGCTGAGGACTTGCCTGAACCTAGTCCAGATTCTAAGCCTCGTCCGGTTCCAAAGATAATGACAAAGCTGATTCGCGGTATATTGAATAGTCACCCTGAAGGAATTTCCATTACAGAACTTCGTTCCAAGTTGGGAAATACTTTGAACATAGACAGAGACTTTTATGGGCATAAAAAGTTTTCCCTCTTTCTTCAATCAATGCCACACATTTTAAAGCTTCAGCCTGTAGGTGATGGCCAATTTCTTGTACATGGTATCACCTCTAAAACCCCTGAACCATTTCAGTCCAATCCAGCCTTGTTTGCAGAACCTGCAAGTAATAACGGAGTCCAGGACTTCTCTGCAACTTCAAAGTCAGATGGTGAGCTGGGATCTGCTGCTGGAGGTGTAAATGCGAAGCCATCATTGTCTCCATCCCCCGAGTCAAATGTGAAGGGGCCTCCTAAAAAATTTCAAGAACCTTCTGCACTTGGCAGATCTGTTACGGGAGTGATGGATGAGAAGTCAGCAGTGCTTTCACCCCCTGAATTAAACTTTGAGGAGGTGCAACAGCACTCTCCACATGAGGAGAAGGGTGTTGAACAGTTGAGGAACCGTCATTTGCCTCTAGTGGTGGAACAAGATTCTGCATCTGCACTGGGGTTTTTTAAGAGAGTTTGGAGAAAATATTTTGGCAGAATTGATGGTGGTCCCATGAATAAAAGTCAAAGCATTCCAGAAAAATGTTCTACTTCTGGTGTTATGTCTGAGAAAAAAGGTCACGAAACTGCTGAATATGGTTCCACTGTTAATGGCTTAAAAATGGCAAAAGTTGACAAATGTGTGAACTCAACAAGCCTGGATGCTAAACCAGTATGTCAGCTGCCATATTCTTCTGCCAGCAATGGGTTGGCTATAGACAGCAAAACTGCTACAGTTTCTGAAGCTTATGGTAATAACTCAAGCACAGGTCCAGGTTTCTTCAACCAGATGGTATATTGGTGTAAATTTTGGAGAAGTAACCCAAATTCTGATATATTAAATGATCAACCCAGAGATAAACTGGACCAGATAAATAGTCGTTCTGAAAAGCATAGCTTATTTTCTATGGATTCTTTTTGGAGTGACATGGAATCTTTTCTGGGCACAGTCCGTGGTTCAGTTATTGTCTCCCAGTCAAGGACcag GGAACAGATGGCACAAAATATGCGAAAGGAAGGGCCTCCAGCTCTTAGATCTCTGAGTGAAAGTGACGTCCTCCATTTGGTAGatttattaatttcagaaaTGAAATGGATGGAAGAACACCCCTCTCAGACATCACCTTTCAAACTCACTTGGCCGGTTGGAAAGAGCTCTTTGGTTCAAGCTCGTGGTTCAAATGGGTTGAGCTCTATCTTTATGGGCACAAGATTACAGTCACCAGAACATGAAGAcagaaaatatcaaaatattcctCATACTGAAGTTTCTCCACCTGCCGTTCACGAGAAACATTCAGTCAGATCTAGAAGTGATATATTAGCTGATTGTCAGAAGCTCGTGAATGAGATATTAAAGAATTATCCAAATGGGTATAATATGGGCTCCTTCAGAAAATTTTTCCTTGAGAGGTATGGTTATCCTCTTGATTTACAGAAGCTTGGGCATCAAAGGTTGGTATCCCTGTTACAGATAATGCCTGGGGTGAAAATAGTCTCCGCTCATATTTTTCCCTCTAGTGAAGCCTCAAGTAGTTCAGGCTTAGAAATTGCCCTTCCTGATAGTCAAGAAAATAGTGCCAGTCATTCAGTTGCTAATTCAGATAGTGAATTGTCTGATTCAACAAAGAAGAATGATGATTTTGACTCTCCATGGGAAGAATTAGGACCTGTTGATTATACAAATTCtacaaaaaatgaaatggaaTCAGTGTCAACAACGAAAACTATAGAACAAACAGAAAGGCGAAAATATCCTGATTATGAACCTTCCATCTCTGATGATGACTTTTCTGATTCAGAAGGGGAGACTTCTTTATTAGCTGGATGTGAAAGGCATGGGAAAAGAATGAACGAGGAAGATAGCTCCCTACTGCAAATTCTAGATTCCTGGTACAGCACTAAGGAAGGTGACAATAGAAAGAACGAGTTAGAAAATGTTGATGGCATGATTGATTGTTCAACAGACGGTTCAAAGCCATCTGGTTCATCCGCTATTGGAACCGGCAGTGAAACTTATAGAGGAAACTCGGTACGGAGGCAAAGACCTCAAAAGAACTTTTCATTTGTTGCTGACTCAGTTGAGGCTAAGGACAAGCTGATTGATGGAATATTTGGTAGCCAGAAGAAATCAGGTGAATCAAGGGTGCAGGGCTGA
- the LOC122307162 gene encoding floral homeotic protein AGAMOUS-like, whose product MGRRRRSMEFISNDKSRMITYHKRKKGLEKKLYEISTLCGIKACMIICGPRRNGHPCDMATWPENDEDCVRNLVNKFKSNTSSARKRGTQDLSDYFIDRKKNIEKEISRKRSENCRSNMFRTWDERMDYFSYEQLRIAQGFLDTKIEAVQRKIDMLKAVDNNYAMNIDAALEITGNSNVFGSIPSDFPNYTQGMLQTINVGLDQASNLLPMPESCVQSLDDHNGLQWPDFYSSYDQGDHSSLLPFCINPLADPMKVVKVDESCSSHGNMSISTRIQYYPPNYPICYDLTVGLMENISVNNSLLPPMFNYNPSMQLIPPINIQNPMMQTNLPDEQMHGPPADMNSIYT is encoded by the coding sequence ATGGGGCGCAGAAGAAGAAGCATGGAATTCATAAGCAACGACAAGTCTCGAATGATAACCTAtcataagagaaaaaaaggttTGGAGAAGAAGCTTTACGAGATCTCCACTCTCTGTGGCATCAAGGCGTGCATGATCATCTGCGGTCCCAGACGAAATGGCCATCCCTGCGATATGGCAACCTGGCCGGAAAACGATGAAGATTGCGTCAGAAACTTGGTCAACAAATTCAAGTCCAACACTAGCAGCGCACGTAAGAGAGGAACACAGGATTTGTCCGACTACTTCATTGACCGCAAGAAGAATATTGAAAAAGAGATCTCAAGAAAGCGCTCGGAAAATTGCAGGAGTAACATGTTCCGGACGTGGGATGAACGTATGGATTATTTCTCTTATGAACAACTAAGGATAGCTCAAGGGTTTCTGGATACGAAGATTGAAGCAGTGCAGAGAAAAATCGACATGTTAAAGGCCGTAGATAACAACTATGCGATGAATATTGATGCAGCATTAGAAATAACAGGCAACTCCAACGTCTTTGGATCAATCCCAAGCGATTTTCCTAACTACACTCAGGGCATGCTTCAAACGATTAACGTTGGACTAGATCAGGCTAGTAACCTGCTGCCTATGCCTGAATCTTGTGTACAATCACTGGATGATCATAACGGCCTGCAGTGGCCCGATTTCTATTCATCTTATGATCAGGGTGATCATTCCTCTTTGCTTCCGTTTTGTATTAATCCTTTAGCCGATCCGATGAAGGTTGTCAAGGTCGACGAGTCTTGTTCTTCACATGGAAACATGTCTATTAGTACTAGGATACAGTATTATCCACCGAACTACCCGATCTGTTATGATCTGACTGTTGGATTGATGGAAAATATATCAGTCAACAACTCCTTGTTGCCTCCAATGTTCAATTACAATCCCAGCATGCAGCTGATTCCGCCTATTAATATACAGAACCCCATGATGCAGACTAATTTACCAGATGAACAGATGCACGGTCCTCCAGCGGATATGAACTCAATCTATACTTAG